TCCAGTCGCGGCTGTTCGCGGACCTCGCGCAGTTCGTCGGGAGTCGGAACGGCTACGTCTTCTTCACCCGGTTCGACAACATGGTAGCCGTCACGAACGGCCTCGACGACGCGGACCACGAACTGCTGCAGGAGTCAATCGGGAACCGCTACCCGGTGACCATCAGCCTCGGAACCGGGGTCGACCCCTCGCCCATCGAGGCGCTCGAAGCGAGCACCGCCGGCCTCCAGACGGCCGGCAGCGCGCAGGACGGCGACCGCCGCGAGGTGCTCTCGGGGAGCACCCTCTCGGACGCCGAACGCACGGTCGAGGACCTTCAGATCGCCCACTTCGACGTGAACGACGCGACCGGCAAGTACACCGACCGGCTCAACGAGTTCGACTCGTTCATCCAGATCGAGCAGGGCTACGCGACGCTGATGCGCTACCTCCGCGAGGAGAACGGCGCGCTCTCCTTCTTCGTCGGCGGCGACAACATCATCTCCGTCTGTCCGGCCATGACCGAGGCGGACTACCACGACGCCATCCGCCACGTCGGCGAGGAGGCTGGCGTCGAACTCAAAGTGGGCGTCGGCACCGGGGCCACCGCGCACGACGCCGGGTTCGCGGCGAAGCACGCTCTCGAAGTCTGCCGCGAGGACGGCACCGACGTGGAGTTCGACCGCCCGCACGCCGAACTGGCCGACTGACCCCACTTTTATCCGAGCGCTGACCCCCGCT
This Halogeometricum sp. S3BR5-2 DNA region includes the following protein-coding sequences:
- a CDS encoding GTP cyclohydrolase III; protein product: MTNTQLSLVQIDNYGPWTVTPEPRREMDLQTLQSRLFADLAQFVGSRNGYVFFTRFDNMVAVTNGLDDADHELLQESIGNRYPVTISLGTGVDPSPIEALEASTAGLQTAGSAQDGDRREVLSGSTLSDAERTVEDLQIAHFDVNDATGKYTDRLNEFDSFIQIEQGYATLMRYLREENGALSFFVGGDNIISVCPAMTEADYHDAIRHVGEEAGVELKVGVGTGATAHDAGFAAKHALEVCREDGTDVEFDRPHAELAD